The Deltaproteobacteria bacterium region CATCACCGTGAAGGTGTGCTGGGGGGAGAAGCTCTTGCGCTCGCCCTTCCCCTTGCGCGCGGTGAAGAGCACCTTGTTCGGGCCCGCGACCACGTACTTGCTCACGTCGACCGGGTTCGACTCCTCCGCGCCGCGGAAGCGCGTCACCCAGGTGCCGTTGATGAAGACGTCGATGTCGTAGCCGGTCATGCCCACCGCGACCTGCTGCGGCACCAGGAAGTAGTGCTTGCTGGGCCGCGCCGGGGCCATGCCCGCCGCGGGGATGGCGGAACCCTGCTGTGGCTGCGCCTGGCCGCCGCCCATGGTCTTCACTTCGATGCCAGGCGCCTCGATGTGGACGTTGCCCTGGGCGTCGAAGGTGACGGTGGCGTTGGTGAGCTTCTGGTTGGCGAGGCCGTCCACCTGAACGCCGTTGAGGAAGACGCTGCTGGCGAAGGCGGGTCCGGCCGCGAGAAGCACGGCACCCAGGACGGTCCAGCGGATGGGGTGGCGCATGGCGAGGCTCCTCGGGCTTCCGCCAAGTACCGGCCCCCGGCGGTCGACCGCAGCGTGCGGCGCAAGTCCGCGACCGCGGCCGGAAATGGCCCAGTTCGGTTCTAGCGCGGCAGCATGCCCTGTCAAGGTAGGCGACGGCGAGGACATGTGCCCTCAACCGCCACCTTCGCCGATCATTCTCCGGCTTCGGTGCCCGGCTCGTCGACGCCGCGCTCGGCCACGGCGGTGTCGTCGGTGCCCGGGAGCGACTCGAGGTGCCGCCAGGCGCGGCGCACCCGGCGCGGGTAGCTGGAGAGTCGATCGAGGCGCGCGGTGTCGCGGGCCTTCACGGCCACGTGCAGGCGGTGGGGGCCGGCGTTGTAGGCCATGAGGGCGCGGTCGAGGTCGCCGTGGAAGCTCTTCACCAAGCGGCCGAGGTAGCGGACGGCGAGTCGCGTGGAGAGGACGGGGTCGTCCTGGATCTCGTCGATGGGCAGGCGAATGCCGTCGCGCTTGGCGAGGAAGGCCAGCGTGCCCGGCCGGAGCTGCATCAGGCCGCGGGCGCCGCGATCGCTGAGCGCGTCCTCGTCGAACTCACTCTCCACGCGCATCACCGCCAGCACCAGCAGCGGATCCAGCTTGGCGTCGTGCGACTCCATCACCAGCGCCGCCGCCAGCTGCTGCCGGACTTCCAGACCGAGGCCCGGCGCCTTGCGGGCGAGGATCTCGTCCAGGTGCGCGATCTCCGGCGAGATCGCGGGCGCGGCGGGCGGCACCGGCGCGGGCGCGTTGAGCGGCACCGGCGGGCTGGCCAGCTCCGGCGCCGGCGGGACAGGAGCCTGGGGCATGCCGGCAAAGATCACCAACCCCACCGCCAGCGGCGGCAAGCGCGAGCCGCGCTCGGCCAGGGCGCCCAGGGCGCGCCAGAGCAGGTGGGGGCGGCGGGCCATCAGCGGTGGCTCCGCTTGTGGGCGAGCGCGTCCACCTTGGCGGTGAGGGCCTGGACGCGCTTTTGCAGCGACTCGATCTCGTCGCGGCGGGGCAGCTTCACCCGGGAGAGTGCCTTCTTCACGCCCTGGTCGATGTTCTTCTCGATCTCCCGGCGCTGGCCGGAGAGGCGCTCGGCGAACTCGCGGGCGTGGCGGCGGACCTCTTCCGGGCCCCAGCCGGCCAGGTCGGACACGCGGGAGAGCGCCTTCTGCGCCTCGTCCTCCGCGCTCGACACCGCGGCCAGGGCGTGGCTCCACGCATCCCGGAACTGATCCGGGATGCTGCGCTTCTCTTTTTGGCCCTGGCTGTCCATCGCTGCCTCCAGACCGAAAAACCACCGCCCGCTTCCCAGCCCGATGTGGGTCCAGGTGGGAAGGGGCGGCTCGATAGCAAAGGTGCCTCACCGGTTGCAACTGGCGGGCACCCCAAATGGGTGCAAACGGCGATCGGCTAGGCGTCCAGCTCGCCCTCGGCGCCGGCCTTCTTCTTGGCCGCGGGCTTGTTTTTCGCCAGCTTCTCCAGGCGCTTGGAGATGCGCTCCAGGTCGCCCACGAGCTCCTCGACCTGGCTCTGGCTGGCCACGCCCACGAACTTGAGCACCGTCTCCTGGACGGCCGCGAGCCGCTCCGCGACGTCGGCCTGGAGGCGATTGGCGCGGCGCATGAAGTCGCGCTCGAGCTTCTTCTCGGTGGTGCGCGCGCTCTCGAAGAGCTCACCGGCCTGGAACTTCTCGAGCAGGTGGGCGACCTCCTTGCGCGAGCTCTTGGACCGCGCCCGGAGCTCCTTGAGCACCTTCGCGGCCTCCTTCTCGAGGGCCTCGAGGCGCGCCTGCGCCTGCTCGAGGCTCTCCTTCACGAATCCCTGGTTCTTGCCGTTCGCTGCCGCCATGGTCGCTCTCTCCTTGGGCGCTCCGCGCGCTGTCCGGTGCAATGGATAACACACCGCGTCAAGGCGTCAAGCGAACTTTGTTGCGCTGCGTCATGTTTGCAACACAAGTCGCCGAAGCTCGTCGGGTTCTGGGCTGAGGATCTGCGGCGGAATTGCTGGTAGGTTGAGCGCTCACCGTGCGTGACAGTCCCACCACACTCGAGGGTCTGGAGGTAGGTGCGCTCGCCGTCGACCGGAGGGTCGACGAGCAGGTGTCGCGTTGCCTCGCGGTGCTTCAGGACCCGGTGGCGCTGCGGCAGGAGCTGGGCGGGCTGGCGGGGATGAAGAGCCAGCGGGCGGAGTTCGCGTTCTGCCTCTTCAGCCTCGACCTGGCGAAGCTGGGCGAGAGCGAGGCGCGGGCGAACTTCGCGCGGCACGCGGGCATCCTCCTCGAGGCGCACCGCGATCCGGATCTCACCCGCTACCTGCTCGGCGACAACGCCGACCTCACCAAGCGCTGGGAGGACTTCGTCCCGCTGCTGCTGGAGTTCGACAAGGCCCAGAAGGCGCAGGTCAACGAAGCCGCCGCACCGCTCGAGGCGGCCTTCGCGGCGCCCCCGCCGTCGTCCGCGGCGGTGACCTTGCCCCCGACGGCCGCGGACATGGCCCAGATGGAGGGCCCGCCGCGGCACGCGACCTTCACCACCTTGGACACCGCCGAGAGCGAGCCCCAGGCCGCGCTCGACGGCGCCGTCGACGCCTGCTTCGCCGCGCGTGGCACGATCACCGCGCTGGGCATGGCCATGGACGCGCTCTTCGCCCTGCCGCGCTCCGAGCGGGTGGACTTCGCGGTCTGTCTCTTCGAGCTCGAGCTGGTGCGCATGGGCGTGGAGGACGCGAAGGGCCAGTTCGCGGCGCGCACCGAGCTCTTGCTCTCGGCGTATCGCGACCGGCTGCTGGCGCAGCGGCTCATCGGCTCGAGCGCGGGGCTGAAGGCGCTCTGGGCCGACCTGGTGCCGTACCTGGAGGAGTTCTTCGAGGGCCCCGACGACGAGTACGAGATCGTCGAGGAAGAGGCCGTCGCCGCCGAAGAGGTCCACGCGGCGGACGATCTCGGCGTCGCCGAGGAGCCGGAGCAGCCGCTCATCGATGCCGCCATCGTCGAGGAGCCGCCGCCGGAGTCGGTCGAGGGGCTGGAGGTGGAGGTGTTGGAGGAGGTGCCCGCAGGTCGGGCCAAGCCGCCGCCGCCGCCCAAGCCCAGCCCCACGCCCGTGCCCGGACGAATCCCCGCGCACACGCCGGGCAAGGGCGTCACCCGGCGCAGCTCGGTCTCGGGGATCAAGCGGCCCGCGCCGCCGCCGCCACCGCCGGCCCAGGAGTTCGCAGCGCCCAGCCCGGAGACGCTCGCGTTCTGGGCCCACACCGAGAAGGCGCTGAACCTGCTCCCCGACGAGAGCGGCATGCTCAGCGGGCTG contains the following coding sequences:
- a CDS encoding lytic transglycosylase domain-containing protein, which translates into the protein MARRPHLLWRALGALAERGSRLPPLAVGLVIFAGMPQAPVPPAPELASPPVPLNAPAPVPPAAPAISPEIAHLDEILARKAPGLGLEVRQQLAAALVMESHDAKLDPLLVLAVMRVESEFDEDALSDRGARGLMQLRPGTLAFLAKRDGIRLPIDEIQDDPVLSTRLAVRYLGRLVKSFHGDLDRALMAYNAGPHRLHVAVKARDTARLDRLSSYPRRVRRAWRHLESLPGTDDTAVAERGVDEPGTEAGE
- a CDS encoding phasin family protein, producing MDSQGQKEKRSIPDQFRDAWSHALAAVSSAEDEAQKALSRVSDLAGWGPEEVRRHAREFAERLSGQRREIEKNIDQGVKKALSRVKLPRRDEIESLQKRVQALTAKVDALAHKRSHR